The genomic window agggtctggccagtgctacaagtatgtatatatgttgctgttggggttagggatgggttgttctacttgttgctgttggggttagggttgggttgttacaccttgtattatagttattgtggtacatcccagtcgggctccgcctcctgggagaggtataaaggtctctgctctgtctgggacccctcagtctgggatcgtgtatataattagtagctgccttgttacagcaaataaaagcctttatttcctgagcatcaagcctcgtgtgtgataacgcgcatcaattttatttgctgtaaataaactctcgtcggaaaaaaaaagagtatggagcagatactgaagcctgaacgccttacactagatccatgtgcggtgggcgcctctaacaccttcgaccactggttgaaatgttttgaggactacctggcagcctccgcagcggtcaccacagatgatgacagactccgggtcctccatgcgagggtaagcgacaccgtctacctcgcgatccgtgcggccaccgactacacaaaggccctcaagcttcttaagtagcgttatattaaaccgcccaacgaaatacacgctcgttacctcttagccactcgacgacggcagtctggcgaaatgatggaggaatacgcgaacgagctcttgcagctagccaggggctgtaactgcaaagcagtgtcggcagagcagaatatgaacgacctcgctcgagatgcgtttgtggcgggagtcggatcatcttacatccgactcaaactactggagaaagctaatcttgacctcacccaggcaatagaactagcggagatgctggaaatggcctccaaaagcctagtattgtatcctgaagaccacgtggagacaacgtggcaggagcagtcgccaatccctcctcgtccctcgggttcaaaatgctgcgtgatggcgtgctcacactcgggccagacgacggcagcagctgcgggcagcccgcggtgttacttctgtgggggagcgaagcatactcggcaacggtgtcccgctaaagctgtgttgtgctccgcctgcggtaagaaggggcactattcgaaagtgtgccgctcTAAATccgcttctcggaacagcagtgcggcctgcgattcctcagcgcCCGGTTTttcgtcgtcgacatcgtcgagggtttcgtccacgtgcgaggccaggacgacgccattacggtcgacggagtcggagatgtgtgaccaccaggggtcgctgagtttggcgccatcacccacgtgcgacctatgggagcggccatgttggtcggcaccgaccgcgaacgaccagcaggggacgtaggaacccctgtcgctcccataccccctgttacaaaccccataactcttgtttcccctccggacacggcgcgggcagcatcgggaccattacttaacccttttactcccgtgtacagcttgcctgagtccagaggatggtcgccacttcagggcgtgtcggaactctatggattaccatcacctcagggtcaaccggcccgtgagtctgtggaggaacagttggacatcgccttggggagaacgccaccgcgagtgcctactccggtgtcatcgccggtattgaggaggtcacaacgatggtgcggtctccctgaccgtctgaacttatagactgatgacaaattattctgtttttgtaccctgccggcctttgtcttcaaaggaggggtgaatgttgtgaaccatcgttggttcccactagatagtactgagccagggtctggccagtactacaagtatgtatatatgttgctgttggggttagggttgggttgttctacttgttactgttggggttagggttgggttgttacaccttgtattatagttattgtggttgatcccagtcgggctccgcctcctgggagaggtataaaggtctctgctctgtctgggacccctcagtctgggatcgtgtatacaattagtagctgccttgttacagcaaattaaagcctttatttcctgagcatcaagcctcgtgtgtgataacgcgcatcacaaggGGAGAACAGGATGCTTCACCTATAACCACCTGCCAGAGGTGGAGAGGCTGTGTTTGGATTTGATCACAATATCACACCTCATTGTCTTCAATGAGTGTCCACTTAAACCCACCAAATTCACACAACtaatgggcgggttaggtggattggccatagtaaattgcccctaagtgacagggggattaacagtgtaaatatgtgaggatacagggatagggcctgggtgggattgtggtcagtgcaggcacaatgggccaaatggcctccttctgcactgtagcgattctatgattctaataaataaACGGTGTTGGTTTATTCACTTTCAAATCTAGTCCCAGTACAGATTAATTTGATGGGTGCAGACTATAAATTGCTGAATGACATTTCCACTTAACACCAGGATACGTGTTTATATGTTTCACCTCAATCTATTTTGAACTGAATTGGGTTTTTGGCAttgcccatagaaagcattctttcgggttgtatcacagcttcaaGCCCAgatagttctttgaagagataacaaataggttagaccaaggagggccaatggatgttatctatcttgacttccaaaaggcctttgacaaggtgcctcacgggagactgctgagtaaaataagggcccatggtattcgaggcaaggtactaacatggattgacgattggctgtcagacagaaggcagagagttgggataaaaggttctttctcagaatggcaaccggtgacaagtggtgtcccgcagggttcagtgttggggccacagctgttctctttatatattaacgatctagatgacgggactgggagcattctggccaagtttgccgatgatacaaagataggtggaggggcaggtagtattgaggaggtggggaggctgcagaaagatttagacagtttaggagagtggtccaagaagtggctgatgaaattcaacgtgggcaagtgcgaggtcgtacactttggaaaaaagaatagaggcatggactattttctaaacggtgacaaaattcataatgctaaagtgcaaagggacttgggagtcctagtccaggattctctaaaggtaaacttgcaggttgagtccgtaattaagaaagcaaatgtaatgttgtcatttatctcaagaggcttggaatacaaaagcagggatgtacttctgaggctttataaagcactggttaggccccatttggagtactgtgagcaattttgggccccacacctcaggaaggacatactggcactggagcgggtccagcggagattcacacggatgatcccaggaatggtaggcctgacatacgatgaacgtctgaggatcgtgggattatattcattggagtttaggaggttgaggggagatctgatagaaacttacaagataatgaacggcttagataggatggacgtagggaagttgtttccattaacaggggagactaggacgcgggggcacagccttagaataaaagggagtcactttagaacagagatgaggagaaatttcttcagccagagagtggtgggtctgtggaattcattgccacagagggctgtggaggccgagacgttgagcgtcttcaagacagaaattgataaattcttgatttctcgaggaattaagggctatggggagagagcgggtaaatggagttgaaatcaaccatgattgaatggtggagtggactcgatgggccgaatggccttacttccgctcctatgtcttatggtcttatggtcttatggctcctgctccgctcAAGATCACAAGgaaccacaaagggtcgtgaacgaagcccagtccatcacgcaaaccagcctcccatccattgactctgtctacacttcccgctgcctcggaaaagcagccagcataattaaggatcccacgcaccccggacattctctcttccaccttcttccgttgggaaaaagatacagaagtctgaggtcacgcaccaaccaactcaagaacagcttcttccctgctgccattggacttttgaatggacctaccttgcattaagttgatctttctctgcaccctagctatgactgtaacactacattctgcactctctcatttccttctctatgaacggtatgctctgtctgtatagcgcgcaagaaacaatacttttcactgtgtgttaatacatgtgacaataataaaccaaatctaaAGGGCCAATAGAGTCGGACTGAGCCAACACGCTCACATTTAGAAAGTGGAATCGACGCACAATTAGGGCAGAATTAACTGGACTTCAACATTTACAATGAAGAGATTTCACTTCAAGCCCAGATAGGAATTTGTTGCAGAATTCCAGAAGGatccacctcacatttatgctAAAGTGCATGAACTCACATTGAAAACCCTCCATCAACTAGCTTCAAACAGACTATTATGGGTTGGTTTTGGGTAACAGGCAGTCCATTGAAAGTTCCAGGGTCGTAGAATCTGAATTGTTGAAACATTGTGAATTATCCCCCTCCCGACATTTGGCTAAAAACCGTGAAGCCCCAATCCCTGAGCAGCTCCCCGGAGACTGGGGAAAGTGATCCCAGTGTGTGATAGGCTGCTCCCAGCATTCTGAGCTCCCAACCAATCAGTGAAAGCAGCAGCAACATCTGGAGGAACATCAGGAAATATTCTCTTCACACTTTTATTATGATCCACAGAATACAACAACAACACACACCAAAGGACAGAACATTTACAAACAATAGAATCTCCCAGTTAcagtgaaatgtacaggcaggaaCCCcaggcccccccgccccccaaacccaccccacccctgctccCCTGGCCcgtcccaccccccaccgccattATACATGAAGGAGTAAAGGGCAATTGAGAACATCTTCTTCAATGGGAATGAGGTCTTCTTGTGTTGACACCAAGCTGGCTCTTTCAGACGTTTCATTCAGGGTCAGTGTGGGACTCTTGAATCATCACTGTGTTCCTGCAATCAACACAATCAGCAGAATGGTCATTTTCAGATGGGCTGACTTCAATCTGAACTCAATGTTTTATTATTGCTGATCCAGAGACAATTCTCCCACACAAATCCCCGTTTCTACTCACCTTTACAGACACATCGAGCCATCTTTCTGCTGACTTGCTTTGCACCTGTGTGAAAAGATTCACATTGATCTGTTTAGAACCAATATTGAGCATTAGAATGATCTTTAACTCAAAGATTTCACTGCTTATTAAACACCATCAATgagggaatttgaattccatcaaTTCCGAGACTCTAACATCCTCCTCCAGGTATCCGGCCCCAACAGGACTTGGTGACCATGGATTCCCATTGGATTGCTCCATCATTCCACTGGACCAGTCACtgtagtggtttgccattgcattCTGCTGTGTGACTGTCCAGGGAACGCTCCCACTCTCATCCCCCCGCCATCGGGGGCACggaggtgcggggggagggtggggggctatTGGGAAGATTTAAAGGATgggaatcaacctgtttggccgcattataAACACACCTTCCGTCACCAACAATTCCCAGGGTGGGACTGAAACACAGAGCCTCAAACCCACAGGTAGCGACGCTACCCACAGAACCATTGCTCTCAATATACATTTAACTGAATCAAAATTCCGAGTGGGATCCGACTCAATGAAGCTGGAGAGAAATTTCAACAGATTCTTGTCGTTTGACAATCATCCGACACAAAATCCCAGATTATACTCACACTGGGAGAGTCCTCCAGCGATGATTCTGCTGATTGGCTTCTTACCTGGAATAAAATATTCACATTTATAGGGACAGAAATGGGACTTAATGAGACATCTTGTAAATAATATGGAAAAAACTAGTTCCAAATCAAAGATTTAAACGTTAAATAAGGAATTATTAACTTGTGAGATTTTGGagttgggatggagtgagtgagtgatggagTGGAGAATCCCTCAGCAAACACCTCCTGTTCCCCACCACAGCTATAATCATTCCAGCTCTGGGACAGTTGGGGCTGTGGCTCGATGGATAAACTAACAGAGACCGAGATTCTCCCTCGATTGGGATTTATTGAGCTGAATCTGCAGTTCCTCTCCAGGAGGGAGCAGGCATTACTGTCTATAATTGGTGAGAGTGTCAGAGACATTGCTCTCTCAATGCTACTGTTTGTACCTGTCCATTCCTCGGAATAATCAGCTGTCTTTATAGTCAGGAAGGACAGCTTCATTCTCTGGATTTGTGTCCGAGTCTCagactcccctcccccaggatcTCAGATTAAAATAAATGATTATCTCACACTCCATTCCCACACCCTTACATCCCAGATTTCAAATGCTTCTGTTGATAATTCTGATTCACAGGAAAATACTCGGATACAAAATCCCAGATTATACTCACACTGGGAGAGTCCTCCAGCGATGATTCTGCTGATTGGCTTCTTACCTGTAATAAAATATTCACATTTCAGTGTTTCGCATTTTGTAAATAATTTTGATTTTTTGAATAATTTCCAGACAAACGTTTGAAATGAGGAAGTGGGAACACTTTCAGTTTTGGagttgggatggagtgagtgagtgatggagTGGAGAATCCCTCAGCAAACACCTCCTGTTCCCCACCACAGCTATAATCATTCCAGCTCTGGGACAGTGGGGTTGTGGCTCGATGGATAAACTAACAGAGACCGAGATTCTCCCTCGATTGGGATTTATTGAGTTAACTTTGTGACAGAAACCAGCAATAAgaaccattgaatcatagaatccctacagtgcagaaggaggccattctgcccatcgagtctgcactgacaacaatcccacccaggccctacccccataaccccacgtatataACCTATTGATccagtgacactaaggggcaatatggcatggccaatcaacctaaccaaattATTATCCATTCACTGAGGGGAATGTGAAAGATGCTGCCTCAGGATGTCCACAGTTATATCTCCCCTGTTATCATGCTTGTTTGCGGtggtcgatatgcgcgatcttcttggagatcctctccacttggagccggcagtttgcggtgtgggcttggaaggggcttggagctccaaaagcttgtgtggcttttgctaccaaataaacctgttggactttaacctggtgttgttaaacttcttatcatgCTTGTTGTCAGCGGAGAGCGTTCTCTCTGATTCTAGAATATTCTCAAATTCAGGAAACAAGAGCCATCCACATGAGCTCAATCCAACAATCCGCGAACTATACTTGAAGATTCCAGCAGCAATTGAGAATCAGAATCTCCACTCCCAATGTCTCTGGGTGGACATTTAATTCAATAAATTCCTGAATCGAGTCAGAGGAAGCTGGATCAAAGTTTCAACAGGTTCTTGTTGTTTGATAATCATCTGACACAAAATGCCAGATTATACTCACACTGGGAGAGTCCTCCAGCGATGATTCTGCTGATTGGCTTCTTATCTGTAATAAAATATTCACATTTCAATGGTCAGAATGGTTTTTGTTGATAATGTGTCTGTTAACAATTCTGATCAACAGGAAAATACTCGGACAGATTTCCCAATTTATACTCACATTGAGAGATTCCTCGATCGATGTCTCCTTTGATTTGGTTTCAACCTGTATTAAAATATTAATAATTCAATATTTAGCACAGTGGCCCAATGAGAAATCTCTCAATAATCGCAATGTTGGAAATGCCATTGTCCTGATGTGTAGAACGGTGACATTACCTCAACAGTGTCTTCACTCGACTCGAATGAATCACTGTGGCTGTCGACTGTCTCCAAACCTCGGCACTCCACATCAACATCCTGCACCTCATCAGCAAAATATTTCACACGGCTTTTACACCAACCTTTCTCCTGTGAAAATAAAGCACAATTCTGTTACATTATTGAATGATTCCAGAGGAAGATGCGAAACAGGATCCTGCATGGGTCACTCATTCGCTcgttcctgctccaccattcagtccaatcaGGAGTGATCTTCAACCTCAACTCACCTTCTCACCCCATCCCATATCCCAAAactctcttagtgtccaaaactcTATCTGCGTCTTGGAGATACTCAATGATTAAtcatccactgctctctgagggaaagaattccaaacattcacaagaCTTTGAATGAAGAAGTTTCTTTTCAAATCTGTCCAACAGCAAACTCTTTattctgtgggtggaattttcctgtcccccccagtccgggaatcggagcgggcgggggcagaccatgcaaatgtacattgacctcgggtgggaatttccgaccTTGGAGTGAGtgtagccggaaaatcccaccctgtgaccTTGTGTTCCAGATACTATCAGTGGGgaaagatttttcagcatttccctgtcaagcccctttaaGAATTCTATCTGTGTGAATTCAATCAGCTCTCATTCTCCTGGGAATATCGGCCGAatccactcaatctctcctcgcagGACAACCTGCACATTCCAGTCTTGTGATCCTACATTCCACATCCTGTCGGGAAAGTCCATCCTTCCTCAGGGAAGGTGagtaaaactgctcacagtattccaagtgtggattcaccaatgctctgtatcaTTGTATTAAGCTTCTGCACCCCTACACTATAATCCCTTTCTAATAACTTTATAACTACAAGATCAGCACTGAGTTTCTCTGCTGTAACTCCGTACACACGAGGTAATCGATGTGACAATCTAACTCTGGACTTACTGCGGACTTCTTGGGACGGAAGTGACAGCTGGGATCATCAAATTCCAGTCCGGAATTCTTGGAGCAGACGGTTTCTTTCACAGAGAATGTTAAATCCACGTTGTACGACAATTTTCCTGTGCGATTAATCTAATGAGAGGAAAACAGGTCATTAGTGTCTGAGTGTATCTCGTGTTCCTACCCTGGGCTGGTTCACCCATCAGTGTGAGAGCAATAGAATATTCTGGTCCTGTTTAATAATCAGTGTCTAACTGCACTCTGCAATATTCTTGTCGACTTTAGACAGTGAAACGCACTGAGAGCTGGACACACTTACATCCTTCACTCTTCTCCGGGTTATCCCACACAAATTGGTGATGGCGGTGATTTCATTCAGCTTTCCAACTGACACTCTCAGAGCATCCTTAGGGCTGGGGAttcctgtagagagagaaaaggaaagttGTACCAAACACTCCAGCATTCTCCAGTCAATTCTTTCTAACACATTGGTGACATCTCAGTCAGTGAGTCTCACTGGCAAGAAGGTGTTGCTTtatgaggtgtctctctctctctctctccagtacctACCTGAGCACTGGAGGATCTGCACTGCGGCAATGGTGAGGAGTAAGGATTTCATTCTGTGTCTTGTCTGATCAGCTGGCTGCTTGCGAAGAGTAAAggagctgcttctctctctcgctctgccttttCCTTACAGCGTTCAGTCTTTATATCCTCACCTCCACCACATTCAAACACTGACTCATATTGACTCAGTGCGCTGATCCTGGGCAGGGGCAGCTGCTGCCAAGTGGCTGCAAAATGGGCACAACTTCCTCCCAATATCATCACCCTGTTTAGATTTGGTGAGATCAGAGATTCTTCCTCAGAATATGAAATAATGAACTGAGGGAGGAGAGGAAATGACCATCTGTGGTTTGTACAAAGTCTCTCTCAGTCCATTGGGAATAACTCCAGAATGATTCCATTTTGGGAATGTTGACATTATTGGTCTCACTTCCGGCATCAAACATTATCTCCAGAAACTTTGCTGGAAGCACTGAGGTGTTTCTGTGACGGTGAGTTTAATGTAAAGCAAGGTTTGATTTTTGGAATAACAATCTTCCTCCGTCATTTTCATATCCGTTTTCCCGCTGCTTCctttccatccctctccctcgTTCATTCCCTGTTGGGGACTTGGCTCCATGGTGACCAGTAGCTGACCTGTGACCCCGCAGTGTCCACTCTCCATGTCAGCGTGGACACAGTCAGTGCGTATCGGCCTTGTCTCTGTGGAGAGAATCCCAGAGGAGCAAACACACACTGATTTCAAACAGATCCACCCAACATGGGATCAGTCGGTCCCACTGGAGATCTGGAATCCTGGCCGATTCCAATCCCAGAGCCAATCAATTGTCACTCTTCAAAAGTGTTTGT from Mustelus asterias chromosome 14, sMusAst1.hap1.1, whole genome shotgun sequence includes these protein-coding regions:
- the LOC144504097 gene encoding secreted phosphoprotein 24-like, producing MKSLLLTIAAVQILQCSGIPSPKDALRVSVGKLNEITAITNLCGITRRRVKDINRTGKLSYNVDLTFSVKETVCSKNSGLEFDDPSCHFRPKKSAEKGWCKSRVKYFADEVQDVDVECRGLETVDSHSDSFESSEDTVEVETKSKETSIEESLNVRSQSAESSLEDSPSVRSQSAESSLEDSPSVQSKSAERWLDVSVKEHSDDSRVPH